A window of Haloarcula sp. DT43 genomic DNA:
TGGGTTCGAAATGAGACCGCGACACCTGCTTCCGGCACACGCCTCGACAGCCGGGACACGACTGCCGGCGCGGACTTCGGGGGTGTGCCGCCATGTCTGAGCACACGCTGGTGCTGATGGCGCTGTTGCCCCTGGCGACGATTGCAGTGCTGATGGTCGGGCTGTACCAGCCCGCGACACGCACGATGCCGATTGCGTGGGCCGTGGCGGCCGTCGCCGCCTTCGTCGGCTGGCAGATGTCGCCCCGGCTCATCGCCGCCGCGTCGATACGCGGTGCGCTGACGGCGACCAGAATCCTGGTCATCGTCTTCGGGGCGATACTCCTGCTGTACACGCTGAAACAGTCAGGCGCGTTCGAGGTCATCAACGCCGGGTTCTCCTCGATAAGCGACGACCGCCGCGTGCAGGTCGTCCTGCTCGTCTTCCTCATGGGGTCGTTCATCGAGGGCGCGGCCGGGTTCGGGACGCCCGCGGCCATCGTCGGCCCGCTGCTGGTCGGCCTGGGCTTCCCGCCGCTGGCCGCCGTGGTCGTCGCGCTCACGGGGAACATCCTCGCAATCACCTTCGGCGCGGTCGGCACGCCGCTGATTATCGGCCTCCGGGACGTGGTGTTCGCGGAGGGGACTGGCGCAGCACAGCAGGTGCTCCAGCAGGGCGGCTACGAGAGCGTCGGCGCGTACGTCGCCCAAATCGGCGTGTGGGCGGCGCTCATCCACGCCATCGTCGGCATCGCCATCCCCTTTATCGGCGTGGCGATGATGACCCGCTTCTTCGGCGAGGAGCGGTCCATCAAGCCCGCGCTGGAAGTCCTGCCCCTGTGCCTCTTCGCGTGGGCGTCCTTCGCAATCCCCTACGTCGCCACCGCGTACTTCCTCGGCCCGACGTTCCCGGGCCTGCTGGGTGCGATGGTCGGGCTGCTCGTCGTGACGACCACGCTCCGGGCCGGCTACTTCCTCCCCGACGAGGAGTGGGACTTCGGCCCACAGGACCAGTGGCCCGACCACTGGATCGGAAGCATCGAGCCCGGCGAAGGCGTCGGCGCGACGACGGGCGACAACCGCGAGGGCACCGTCGCGGCCGACGGCGGGACGCCTGCCTTCGAGGAGACCCACTCCCAGGACATGTCGCTCGGCATGGCCTGGCTGCCGTACCTCCTCGTGGCCGCGCTGCTCGTCGTGACCCGCGTCGTCGACCCGGTTCAGACGTTCCTCTCGACAAACGGCGTGCTCCTGTGGAGTAACATCCTCGGCACGCCGTTCTCCGAGGGCGTCGAGATGTTGTACCTCCCGGGGAGCCTCTTCGTGCTGGTCGCGGTGATTACCTACGCGCTTCACGGGATGTCCACCGACGAAATCAAGGCCTCGTGGAGCGAGGCGCTCCGGAACATCGCGCCGGCCGTCGTCGCGCTGTGGTTCGCCGTCGCGACGGTCATGATTATGCAGCGGACCGGTAGCGCCGTCGTCCTGGAGACCGCGCCGATTGACGCCGGCATGCTCGGCCTGCTGTCGGAGATAACCGCGGGCGCGACCGGCCAGATGTTCCCGTTCTTCTCGGGCTTCATCGGCGCGTTCGGCGCGTTCATCGCCGGTTCGAACACGGTCAGTGACATCCTGTTCGGGCTGTTCCAGTTCCAGGCCGCCCAACAAATCGGCGCACCGACCCAGATAGTCGTCGCCGCGCAGGCGGTCGGCGGCGCAATCGGCAACCTCATCGCGATTCACAACGTGGTCGCCGCCCTCACGGTGGTCGGCCTCATCGGCGAGGAGGGACGCGTCATCCGGCTCGAACTGATACCGGTGCTGTACTACGGCGTGTTCACGGGCATCCTGACGCTCGTCCTGGCCTACGTCGTGGCACCGGGCGCGTTCTGACTCGCTTCCTCCCAGTTCTAATTTATGGCATACGACTCCCGACCCCCCGAGCAGCGTGACCCGGCGACGGACCCGAGCGCGAACTACGACTACCAGGGCGACAGCGTCCAGCGCCCGGATCTCGTGGCGGCCCTGGAACGGCGCGTCGACGGCGACGTGCGCTTTGACACGTACACCCGCGAGCTGTTCGCCACCGACGCGAGCGCGTACGAACAGCTCCCGCTCGGCGTCGTCTCCCCGGTCTCGACCGAGGACGTGGTCGCGGTGATGGAGTACTGCGACGAGCAGGACGTGCCGGTGCTGCCGCGGGGCGGCGGGACCAGTCTCGCCGGTCAGGCCGTCAACGAGGCCGTCGTCCTCGATTTCAAGCGCCACATGGACCAGACGGTGTCGGTCGACCCCGATGCCCGACAGGCCCGTGCCCAGGCCGGCATCACCATCGCCCGGCTCAACGACCGCCTGGAACCCCACGGGCTGAAGTTCGCGCCGGACCCCGCCTGGGGCGACAAGAGCGTGCTGGGCGGCGCTATCGGCAACAACACGACCGGCGCGCACTCGCTGAAGTACGGCAAGACCGACGCCTACATCGAGGAGTGCGAGGTCGTTCTCGCGGACGGCACCCGGACGACCTTCGGCTGGGTCGACGTCGAGGACCTCCGGGCGGCCGAGGCCGGTCCGGACGCCGACCTCGAAACCCGCATTCGCGCCGAGGTCGCCCGCATCCTCTCAGAGGACGCCGAAGAGATAGACGCCAGGTACCCGGACCTCAAGCGCAACGTCTCCGGGTACAACCTGGACGAACTGGTCGATAGCGCCAGGGAGCGCGGCGAGGTCAACCTCGCCCGCCTGCTCGCCGGGAGCGAGGGGACGCTTGCAGTCGTCACCGAGGCGACGGTGTCGCTCGAACCCGTCCCCGAGGCCACGGCCGTCGCCATGCTGACCTACGACGACATCATCTCGGCGATGCGGGACGTGGCCCCGATTCTCGACCACGACCCCTCGGCCGTCGAGGTGATGGACGACGTGCTCCTCGACCTCGCCGCGGAGACGCCGGAGTTCGCCGACGTCGTCGGCATGCTCCCCGAGGAGACGGACTCGACGCTGCTCGTCGAGTTCTACGCCGACTCGGCCGAGGCGGGCGCACAGAAGGTCGCCGACCTCCTCGCCGACCGGCTCCCGGGCTACGGCGCCAAGGAATCGCCCAGCGAGAGGGCGGGGTCGGTCACCGACGCCCCGGTCCACGCCGTCGACGCGCTGGAAGCCTACGACCCCGACCGGCAGGCGAAGTTCTGGAAGATGCGCAAGGCCGGGCTGCCGATTCTGCTCTCGCGGACGGGCGACGACAAGCACTGGCCGTTCGTCGAGGACACGGCGGTCCCGGCCGAGAACCTCCCGGAGTACGTCGCCGACATCCGGGAGCTGTTCGACGAGCACGACACGTTCGCCTCCTACTACGCTCACGCCGGTCCCGGCGTCCTGCACATCAGGCCGCTGTTGAACCTGAAATCCGAGGCCGGCATCGAGACGATGGAGGCCATCTCCGACGCCATCACGGACCTCGTCGTCCAGTACGACGGCTCCGTCTCCGGCGAACACGGCGACGGCCGCGCCCGAACCCAGTGGAACCGCAAGCTGTACGGCGACGACCTCTGGGAGACGTTCCGCGACCTCAAGACCGCGTTCGACCCCGACTGGCGGCTGAACCCGGGGAACATCTGTGGCGACCACGACCCGGCCGAGCACCTCCGGTACGACCCCGACTACGCCTTCGACGCGGGCTTCGACCCCACGCTGGAGTGGGACAACGAGAACGGGTTCCAGGGGATGGTCGAACTCTGTCACGGCTGTGCGGGCTGTACCGGCCACCAGGAGACCACCGGCGGCGTGATGTGCCCGACCTACCGCGCCGCCGAGGAGGAAATCACCAGCACCCGCGGCCGGGCCAACATGCTCCGGTCGGCGATGGACGGCGACCTGCCCGAGGACCCCACCGACGAGGAGTTCGTCACCGAGGTGCTGGACCTCTGTATCGGCTGTAAGGGCTGCAAGAAGGACTGTCCGAGCGGCGTCGACATGGCGAAGCTCAAAGCCGAGGTGGTCCACGAGTACCACCAGCGCGAGGGCGTCTCGCTGCGGGACCGGCTGTTCGCCAACGTCGAGACGGTGCTCTCGGTCGGGAGCGCCTTCGCCCCGGTGTCGAACTGGCTGATGGACCTGCCGGGAGCGGGCCGTCTCATGGAGACAACGGTCGGCATCACGGACGAACGCACCCTGCCCGCCTTCCACCGGACCACGTTCCGGGACTGGTGGACGGACCGTGGCGGGGCACGGGTCGCGGCCGACGAGGCCGACCGGACGGCGCTCCTGCTCGCCGACCCGTACACGAACTACAGCCACCCCGACGTGGGGAAGGCGGCGGTCCGGGTGCTCGAAGCCGCCGGCGTCCACGTGGCCGTGCCCGACGACGTGACCGACAGCGGCCGGCCCGCCTACTCGAAGAGTATGCTGGACCACGCCCGCGAGACGGCGCGAGCCAACGTCGATTCGCTCGCGCCCCGCGTCGCCGACGGCTGGGACGTGGTCACCATCGAACCCTCCGACGCGGTCATGTATCAGGTCGACTACCGTGACCTCCTCTCCGGCGACGGCGTCGACGCGGTCGCTGAGAATACGTACGGCGTCTGTGAGTATCTCGACACCTTCCGGCTCGGGGAGTCGCTGGCCGTCGACGGGGCCGACCGCTCGCTGGCGTACCACGGTCACTGCCACCAGAAGGCGACGAAGAAGGACCACCACGCCGTCGGCGTCCTCCGGCGGGCCGGCTACGACGTGGACCCGCTCGACTCGGGCTGTTGTGGCAT
This region includes:
- a CDS encoding L-lactate permease, which gives rise to MSEHTLVLMALLPLATIAVLMVGLYQPATRTMPIAWAVAAVAAFVGWQMSPRLIAAASIRGALTATRILVIVFGAILLLYTLKQSGAFEVINAGFSSISDDRRVQVVLLVFLMGSFIEGAAGFGTPAAIVGPLLVGLGFPPLAAVVVALTGNILAITFGAVGTPLIIGLRDVVFAEGTGAAQQVLQQGGYESVGAYVAQIGVWAALIHAIVGIAIPFIGVAMMTRFFGEERSIKPALEVLPLCLFAWASFAIPYVATAYFLGPTFPGLLGAMVGLLVVTTTLRAGYFLPDEEWDFGPQDQWPDHWIGSIEPGEGVGATTGDNREGTVAADGGTPAFEETHSQDMSLGMAWLPYLLVAALLVVTRVVDPVQTFLSTNGVLLWSNILGTPFSEGVEMLYLPGSLFVLVAVITYALHGMSTDEIKASWSEALRNIAPAVVALWFAVATVMIMQRTGSAVVLETAPIDAGMLGLLSEITAGATGQMFPFFSGFIGAFGAFIAGSNTVSDILFGLFQFQAAQQIGAPTQIVVAAQAVGGAIGNLIAIHNVVAALTVVGLIGEEGRVIRLELIPVLYYGVFTGILTLVLAYVVAPGAF
- a CDS encoding FAD-binding and (Fe-S)-binding domain-containing protein, with protein sequence MAYDSRPPEQRDPATDPSANYDYQGDSVQRPDLVAALERRVDGDVRFDTYTRELFATDASAYEQLPLGVVSPVSTEDVVAVMEYCDEQDVPVLPRGGGTSLAGQAVNEAVVLDFKRHMDQTVSVDPDARQARAQAGITIARLNDRLEPHGLKFAPDPAWGDKSVLGGAIGNNTTGAHSLKYGKTDAYIEECEVVLADGTRTTFGWVDVEDLRAAEAGPDADLETRIRAEVARILSEDAEEIDARYPDLKRNVSGYNLDELVDSARERGEVNLARLLAGSEGTLAVVTEATVSLEPVPEATAVAMLTYDDIISAMRDVAPILDHDPSAVEVMDDVLLDLAAETPEFADVVGMLPEETDSTLLVEFYADSAEAGAQKVADLLADRLPGYGAKESPSERAGSVTDAPVHAVDALEAYDPDRQAKFWKMRKAGLPILLSRTGDDKHWPFVEDTAVPAENLPEYVADIRELFDEHDTFASYYAHAGPGVLHIRPLLNLKSEAGIETMEAISDAITDLVVQYDGSVSGEHGDGRARTQWNRKLYGDDLWETFRDLKTAFDPDWRLNPGNICGDHDPAEHLRYDPDYAFDAGFDPTLEWDNENGFQGMVELCHGCAGCTGHQETTGGVMCPTYRAAEEEITSTRGRANMLRSAMDGDLPEDPTDEEFVTEVLDLCIGCKGCKKDCPSGVDMAKLKAEVVHEYHQREGVSLRDRLFANVETVLSVGSAFAPVSNWLMDLPGAGRLMETTVGITDERTLPAFHRTTFRDWWTDRGGARVAADEADRTALLLADPYTNYSHPDVGKAAVRVLEAAGVHVAVPDDVTDSGRPAYSKSMLDHARETARANVDSLAPRVADGWDVVTIEPSDAVMYQVDYRDLLSGDGVDAVAENTYGVCEYLDTFRLGESLAVDGADRSLAYHGHCHQKATKKDHHAVGVLRRAGYDVDPLDSGCCGMAGSFGYEAEHFSMSEAIADLLLGQIDDSPAEQVVAPGASCRSQLDDLGGVEPPHPIEMVAAALD